A segment of the Kazachstania africana CBS 2517 chromosome 2, complete genome genome:
caggtTCTTTAGTCAGAATTCCATATGTTCCAGCAATTTGAGGTAATAGATCTCTAGAGTTGAAATGGTATTCTCTTATGCATGATCTATAAAAAGATATTAAACTGATAAttgattcttcaaatgattcCATTGACCTGTCATCAATTTCGATGTCACAATTGTTTTCGTCAGGTTTGAATTTATGAACGTTTTTAATttctatcttcttcaatttttgtaacctatctaaaaatgataattcatattttgatataaatAATGTGGAAATACCATCTTTACCACTGCGAGCAGTTCTTCCGATTCTATGGATATAATTAGACAATTCTGATGGCACACCTATCTGTAGGACTTCTTTAACGTCAGGGAAATCCATACCACGAGCGCCCACATCGGTACAAATCAAGATGCCTGATTTAAGACGTTTGAATTGTTCCACCAGTCTTGttctctttttttgatcaatttgTCCGTGGAATTCAATGATTGGTAAATCTCTATATTTAGAATGTAATTTGTCATAAAGAACGCCAGTGATAAATTTCGTGAATTTAACTGTAGGTGTGAAAAGAATTGCCTTGTAGTTATCTTTCATTTCAGAATCTTGGGATAGTCTGCTTTGAATATGATTGGCTGCAGCATATATATTATGGGCGAAATGGTCCGACAATACCATTGATTGATCGATTTTTTCGTGGGCTTCAGGTTCATTCTTGTCGATTGTATCAATGAATAGACATTTTTCCTTGTTCATGATgtcatttgataaattttgaacatTTTCGTCTAACGTGGCAGAAAATAGCATTGTTCTAATATGATTTTCATCTCTTTCActaatttcattcaaaatattagaaatttcTCTTAAATCCTCTTTAAACCCAATTTCTAACAATCTATCAGCTTCATCCAGGACTTTAAAATCTacaaatctgaaaaattcattgcCATATCTATTTAAGACATCGATCAACCTACCAGGCGTTGCAATGATAATGTTTGgtcttaattttttcattcttctGATTGATTCATTGAGATTTGTCCCACCAATTAAAGAAAcacattgaaatttctttaaaccgtaattatttttataaagCTTCTTAGCTTCGTCCTCAATTTGAAGGGCCAGATCTCTCGTTGGTGTGAtaataattgattttacCATGTATTGAGAATCTAATTTTGTATTGATCAAGTGTTGAAAGATCGGGATCAAAAATGCAAAAGTCTTACCAGTACCAGTCTTTGCTCTTGCAatgatatcattttcattattcatAATAGTTGGCTTAATAGTTTTCTGTTGAACTGGAGTTAAATTTGGAAACCCCATCCTATCAATAGATTTATGTAGcattttatcaataacattttcttctttcaattgatcTAACGTTACTTCAGTTTCGTTATTTTGTACGTGGACCAGTTTTGCTAAAGTTTCCTTTTGAAATCTGACTTCGTTCTTATCGTATCGATCATCTAcgaaatttttgtttgttcttcttctgaaaCCTTGTCTTCTTGTATTGTAAAATCTTGAAGAAGTTATCAAGAAAGGTTTCGACGTAGCCAGTGGAACTCGCGGAACACATACTCTCAATGCAGTTAACATTACAATAAATGTTTATCGGTTCAGGAAGAGGGGGAAATTCAGTTGATAGCGTACTCTGTTGAACGTCCACGAGCATAcaataatctttttcaatacttAAGTGAAACTTAAAGTTTGTTATATTTTCCAACACCGAAGCAATATTGGAGCCTcgagaaaagaaaaaagtacAGACAAGCGCAACCCTAGCAAGACCACATTAGGGCAAGACACGCTTGACAGAGGCAATTACATTTGACAGCTTACCTATACATTGTGATGTATACATTCAGTCTACTTGCCAATTGGACTGTTTTGGGGCTTCAAAGCGAGTTTGTCCAGGGTACAGTGAACGGAGTGGTGGTTTTTCTAACAGGTTATATATTGGAGCCCCACGAGAGTTAGCTGTTTCTCTGTTGTGAGTTAAGTTACTAATTTGATTTAGAGGATGGAGAATAAAGCACGGCAGTCGAGAGAGTATGTGTGAATGGTTTAGGAAGTGGCATGACATGGTCAATCCTGTTGTAGTCGATACTGGTATATGTCCCACATGATAGTTGTACCACCTTTCAGCTAATGTGAATAAAGCTTAACAAAGAGCCATTGGTGTCGATTCTACTGGATAATGTACCATTTGTGGCATTCCGTGTGGCATTTGCCGTGGCATTTTGGAATGCCACGATTTTTATTCGTTTAATTTTTAATCGCCGGGTAATACGCATTGCCACtggtttttttttttttcttttgctttttttggTTCTTTTCATTGACGAACATCAAGAGAGTTGAAGCTGAAAGAAGACAGGATAACAAACAAGTTATAGTGTGATAAtctcaataaaattgaatgtaTTAGAATTAGATACGAATAATTGTCTTATCGAGAATATACTTTAGATTATCTAGTTAAAAGCAAGGTAATCCCAACATTATTActttcaagaaacaaataaataaagTCGAAAGAAAAGCCCACAATTCACTAGTGAAAACTTACTTCTATAAAATACTATATCTtctagtaataataaatcttATATTACTTACTCTttctattaaaaaaaaagaaagtcaAACCCAACTAAGCCAAACTGGAAAACTAACAAGCTACTAAGAACATGTCAAATCCAATTCCTCAGCTAGTAAATATATCTCATGCCTTGCAATCTAACATGGTACAACAGATTAGAACAGACGTTGCAAGTTTTACACAACCAGGTGAACTATCAACAGATCaagtaaataaaattgataactACCTAAGTGCGTTAAAATCTGCATTAACCCAATTTACCAATGACAACAAGCATATTGAAAACAATGATCCTTCAATGAGTGTTACAGATCTCGATATTCAACTTTATTCGGGTTTAAAAGCAATGTATATAGACTATATTaatcaattaaatcaaatcaaattaaGTAATTctgaattgaaacaaaggcaagaagatgataaaagGATCAAACAGAATATTAAACTACTAAACGATATCAATGAAACACTACCGATTAAATCTGCTGATGAAAGGAGGCTGttctttaaaaatttaacAATTAACGATaattataaatttgttCTAAAATCTAATGATCTTTTAGCTTCAGTAGTAAAATTATGTGAACTGGATCTATCTACAACGGAAAATATTAAGTCATATATCacatttttaaaatcaattggTTACTCAAAAGAAACcttgaagaaagaattacCATCAAGCATAACCAAgccaattgatgaaaaagtaaaaatcaaaaagaCAAAATCTCCTAAAAATAGCATTGTAGTTGGTATGGCCGCCGgtagtaataatagtaacAGTAGTATCAGTAGCAGTAACAGTAGTAATTCCTCAGTAACTGAGAGTTCAACTGTTTTACcaaaagttaaaaaaaaGCGAGATATCTATATTGCTAACGCTACAGgtaaaaaagataaaaattcTAGCTTATCTGGTGAAGTCCTTAACAAAGATACAGATGTTATATTGCtgaataataaagaaaagatgaaTGATGCTGCCGGCGATGACGATGGAAAGGCAAGCTCACAGGTAGAAGagaacaaaaagaaaatatcttTCTCGAAATActtaaaaaaagatgatagCGATACGACGGCGACTGAAAGTCCCAAAAGATCTGCTTCTTCTAAAAACGTCTCACTGGATGAACCTACCAgtaaaagaataaaaaacGATGATACAAATGAAGTTAAGCCAAtctcaattttgaaaaatggtgaaaataTAAGATCATCTTCAAGAGTGTCTAAATCCATGAATATTAACTTTTCCGATAATTTGATGTTATATGGTGATGATCTTCCAGATTCAGGCCTAAAAGTGACCTCGTCggaattgaagaagattttaAAACCATTTAAAGAAGGTGAACCAAATGAAAAACTACATTTTGGAGATTTTAGAGTCAGGCCGATGAAACTCATTCCTTTAGTCTCTCAGAGTATGAATGTGGAAGAGATTATGGATATTTCTGAATTGAAAGGAGGACCGGTCTCTTGCCAAACAAGAACACCGCCTTTTTATAGAGAagagtttcaaaattttaacaAGGAACTAAAAAAGAAGCCACCAAGAGAACCTATTCTCTCAAgcgaaaatgaaaataacaatgACGCacatgaaaatgataattcGATGCCACTTGTGGCCAAAGcatttggtaaaaatgCCTTGCTGTTGAAAAAGGACAGAGGTGGTTTACCATACAAACGTGTTCCGGAAATACCCAGGAATAATTATCCACCAAAGCATATTCGATGAAGGATGACCCCCCAATGGAACGTGTCATTGGgttgtaaatatatatatatatatatgttgatttctttttatatagcttcatttttaatttttgacaTTAACAATCTTGACATGACGATAGCGCCGCCACTAACGATACCAAATGGAGGGAAATATTCCAATGCAGTTCTCACAAAAGTCGGttttatctttttaatAAGGTCATCGACTTGGTCATATAATTCAGTAAGAGttccattattttctaTCAGATAGTCAGTTCTCTGAATTCTTTCATTCATTGGCATCTGTGCTTTAATTCTTTGCCTTGCATCCTCAATTGACAATTCAGTATTTCTGATTTGGAGCCTTTCTAGTTGCGTTTCCTCATCACAGATAACGTTGACAGTAACGCCACAGAAGACATCTAACTTACTTTCGAAGAGCAGTGGTACATCCATTATGCATACACTGTATCCTTTAATATAGTAAGACATCATTTCTTCGCACATTTTGTATCTTATTGCTGAATGAGTTATTCCATTGAGCATCTTTAAATCACTTGGATTACTGAATACCCATTTTCCTAAGGAAGGTCTATTCAAATTACCATCTTCTAATAACAAATCAGGTAGTTTATCCTCGAAATAG
Coding sequences within it:
- the CAB5 gene encoding putative dephospho-CoA kinase (similar to Saccharomyces cerevisiae YDR196C; ancestral locus Anc_8.404), producing the protein MLIVGLTGGIACGKSTVSRRLKEHHKLPIVDADKIAREVVLPGTKTYQKIVDYFEDKLPDLLLEDGNLNRPSLGKWVFSNPSDLKMLNGITHSAIRYKMCEEMMSYYIKGYSVCIMDVPLLFESKLDVFCGVTVNVICDEETQLERLQIRNTELSIEDARQRIKAQMPMNERIQRTDYLIENNGTLTELYDQVDDLIKKIKPTFVRTALEYFPPFGIVSGGAIVMSRLLMSKIKNEAI
- the REF2 gene encoding RNA-processing protein REF2 (similar to Saccharomyces cerevisiae REF2 (YDR195W); ancestral locus Anc_8.403), translating into MSNPIPQLVNISHALQSNMVQQIRTDVASFTQPGELSTDQVNKIDNYLSALKSALTQFTNDNKHIENNDPSMSVTDLDIQLYSGLKAMYIDYINQLNQIKLSNSELKQRQEDDKRIKQNIKLLNDINETLPIKSADERRLFFKNLTINDNYKFVLKSNDLLASVVKLCELDLSTTENIKSYITFLKSIGYSKETLKKELPSSITKPIDEKVKIKKTKSPKNSIVVGMAAGSNNSNSSISSSNSSNSSVTESSTVLPKVKKKRDIYIANATGKKDKNSSLSGEVLNKDTDVILLNNKEKMNDAAGDDDGKASSQVEENKKKISFSKYLKKDDSDTTATESPKRSASSKNVSLDEPTSKRIKNDDTNEVKPISILKNGENIRSSSRVSKSMNINFSDNLMLYGDDLPDSGLKVTSSELKKILKPFKEGEPNEKLHFGDFRVRPMKLIPLVSQSMNVEEIMDISELKGGPVSCQTRTPPFYREEFQNFNKELKKKPPREPILSSENENNNDAHENDNSMPLVAKAFGKNALLLKKDRGGLPYKRVPEIPRNNYPPKHIR
- the MSS116 gene encoding ATP-dependent RNA helicase (similar to Saccharomyces cerevisiae MSS116 (YDR194C); ancestral locus Anc_8.402), coding for MLTALRVCVPRVPLATSKPFLITSSRFYNTRRQGFRRRTNKNFVDDRYDKNEVRFQKETLAKLVHVQNNETEVTLDQLKEENVIDKMLHKSIDRMGFPNLTPVQQKTIKPTIMNNENDIIARAKTGTGKTFAFLIPIFQHLINTKLDSQYMVKSIIITPTRDLALQIEDEAKKLYKNNYGLKKFQCVSLIGGTNLNESIRRMKKLRPNIIIATPGRLIDVLNRYGNEFFRFVDFKVLDEADRLLEIGFKEDLREISNILNEISERDENHIRTMLFSATLDENVQNLSNDIMNKEKCLFIDTIDKNEPEAHEKIDQSMVLSDHFAHNIYAAANHIQSRLSQDSEMKDNYKAILFTPTVKFTKFITGVLYDKLHSKYRDLPIIEFHGQIDQKKRTRLVEQFKRLKSGILICTDVGARGMDFPDVKEVLQIGVPSELSNYIHRIGRTARSGKDGISTLFISKYELSFLDRLQKLKKIEIKNVHKFKPDENNCDIEIDDRSMESFEESIISLISFYRSCIREYHFNSRDLLPQIAGTYGILTKEPEKKMPLRDGFMLERLGLKRNPIANQMFDIKERSHGRYDDDRSYNSNNRSRYRSNHNNRDRSSSRSNFSESFDRRKSYERRPY